The sequence TGCGGGTGGAATAGCAATTATAATTATTTTTGGTATTTTAATGACAAAGGATATGGCAACTGCAAACACATCGAATATATTTATGTTCATAAATGGTCAAATTTGCTTAATATTTTTTGTTTTACTTTCATATTTTCTAATCAATGAAAAATGGGTTTTGCTAGACCTTACAAGTACCTCATATGCGGAGCAGGCTAAAAATCTATTTTCAAATACTACAAATCATTTAGCTACTCTTCTTCTTAAAAATTGGGTAATTGCATTTGAGTTTAGTTCAGTTTTGTTGCTAGCAGTTATCATTGGTTCATTAGCAATAGTTAAGGATAAAAACGAATGAGTTTAGAGTCTGTATTAACATTATCAGCAGGTCTTTTTGCTATAGGCCTTTTTGGGGTATTAACCAAACGAAACCTCATTGCTGTTCTTATGTGTGTTGAATTGATGTTTAATGCAATTAATGTTGCTGCAGTTGGAATGTCTCGTTATATTGCGCCATCTATGTTTAGAATTGCGGGGTCTGAATTAAATAATGATCAGATTGATTTGATACTATCTGGCCACGTGATTTCGATTTTTTCTATAGCAATATCAGCAGCTGAAGTTTCTATGGCGTT comes from SAR202 cluster bacterium and encodes:
- the nuoK gene encoding NADH-quinone oxidoreductase subunit NuoK; the encoded protein is MSLESVLTLSAGLFAIGLFGVLTKRNLIAVLMCVELMFNAINVAAVGMSRYIAPSMFRIAGSELNNDQIDLILSGHVISIFSIAISAAEVSMALAIIILIYRTKNTVDISDINKMNG